In one window of Desulforhabdus amnigena DNA:
- the nudC gene encoding NAD(+) diphosphatase, which produces MDHYERSSLNGFSMYSIDRIHLKRKDEKWIREQMEASNSRFIPLWQTKNLFSEEGNPRPVLLSRAHLGDAIELAESVTLLGEDGERVYFAVDLPDREDSPPSHIAGLGKFQDLRRVSAMLGRRDGALLAYARAIAHWHRRNRFCGDCGSPTATALGGHVRVCTNPDCGQQHFPRTDPAIIVLVSSGEYCLLGRQTVWPQHMYSTLAGFVEPGETLESAVVREVMEETGIEVTRANYHSSQPWPFPSSIMLGFMAEAVKAPVRLDDNELEDAGWFSRRDIEKGLRAGTFRLPTPLSIAYRLIEDWFDAEGTTPLKSLPGINEQIVSR; this is translated from the coding sequence ATGGACCATTACGAACGTTCCTCTTTAAACGGTTTTTCCATGTATTCCATCGATCGGATTCACCTCAAACGCAAAGACGAAAAGTGGATCAGAGAACAGATGGAGGCTTCCAACTCGCGATTCATTCCCCTCTGGCAGACCAAGAATTTGTTTTCCGAAGAGGGAAATCCCAGACCGGTCCTGCTTTCGCGGGCTCACCTGGGTGATGCGATAGAACTGGCCGAATCCGTCACCCTACTCGGGGAGGATGGTGAAAGGGTTTATTTTGCAGTAGACTTGCCTGATCGGGAGGATTCCCCGCCCTCTCATATTGCGGGGCTGGGGAAATTTCAGGATCTGCGGCGAGTGAGCGCAATGCTCGGACGGCGCGATGGAGCCTTGCTGGCTTACGCCAGGGCCATCGCCCACTGGCATCGCCGCAACCGTTTCTGCGGAGACTGCGGCAGCCCTACGGCTACGGCACTGGGAGGACATGTAAGAGTTTGCACGAACCCGGATTGCGGGCAGCAGCATTTTCCTCGAACGGATCCGGCCATCATCGTGCTTGTGAGTTCCGGGGAATATTGTCTGTTGGGACGGCAGACGGTATGGCCCCAGCACATGTATTCCACTCTTGCAGGTTTCGTGGAACCCGGGGAAACCCTTGAAAGCGCTGTAGTGCGTGAAGTCATGGAAGAAACGGGAATTGAGGTCACCAGGGCCAATTATCATTCCTCTCAGCCATGGCCCTTTCCGAGTTCCATCATGCTGGGTTTTATGGCGGAAGCAGTGAAAGCCCCTGTTCGACTCGATGATAATGAACTGGAAGATGCCGGATGGTTTTCAAGGCGTGACATCGAGAAGGGGCTCAGGGCGGGCACATTCCGCCTTCCAACGCCCTTGTCCATTGCCTACAGACTGATTGAAGACTGGTTCGATGCGGAAGGTACAACTCCCCTCAAGAGCCTTCCGGGCATCAATGAACAGATCGTGAGCCGATAG